From a region of the Brevibacterium siliguriense genome:
- the recA gene encoding recombinase RecA, with translation MARTPKNLQVPTGGDKSKALEAAMGQIDRNYGKGAIMRLGDGVREPIASIPTGSVALDIALGIGGLPRGRVVEIYGPESSGKTTVALHAVANAQKAGGIAGFIDAEHALDPEYAKKLGVDTDQLLVSQPDTGEQALEIADMLIRSGALDIIVIDSVAALVPKAEIEGEMGDSHVGLQARLMSQALRKITGALAQSKTTAIFINQLREKVGVFFGSPETTSGGKALKFYASVRIDVRRIETLKEGQDAVGNRTRAKIVKNKVAPPFKQAEFDILYGQGISREGSLIDMGVDNGIVRKSGSWFTYDGDQLGQGKENVRNFLRDNPGLAEEIELKIKHKLGLIQVDEPEDDTEAAGEAQTDDVEVS, from the coding sequence CGCGATCATGCGCCTCGGTGACGGTGTGCGCGAGCCCATCGCCTCCATCCCGACCGGCTCGGTCGCCCTCGACATCGCACTGGGCATCGGCGGTCTGCCGCGCGGTCGCGTCGTCGAGATCTACGGCCCGGAATCATCCGGTAAGACGACCGTGGCTCTCCACGCCGTGGCGAATGCTCAGAAGGCCGGCGGAATCGCCGGGTTCATCGATGCTGAGCACGCTCTCGACCCCGAGTACGCGAAGAAGCTCGGCGTCGACACCGATCAGCTCCTCGTCTCCCAGCCGGACACCGGTGAGCAGGCTCTCGAGATCGCCGATATGCTCATCCGGTCCGGTGCCCTCGACATCATCGTCATCGACTCCGTCGCAGCGCTGGTGCCCAAGGCCGAAATCGAAGGCGAGATGGGCGACAGCCACGTCGGTCTGCAGGCTCGTCTGATGTCGCAGGCTCTGCGTAAGATCACCGGTGCCCTGGCGCAGTCGAAGACCACTGCGATCTTCATCAACCAGCTGCGTGAGAAGGTCGGCGTCTTCTTCGGTTCGCCGGAGACCACCTCGGGTGGTAAGGCGCTGAAGTTCTATGCATCCGTGCGCATCGACGTCCGCCGCATCGAGACCCTCAAAGAAGGTCAGGACGCGGTCGGCAACCGAACCCGTGCGAAGATCGTGAAGAACAAGGTCGCCCCGCCGTTCAAGCAGGCCGAGTTCGACATCCTCTACGGTCAGGGCATCTCCCGCGAGGGCAGCCTCATCGATATGGGCGTCGACAACGGCATCGTGCGCAAGTCCGGATCCTGGTTCACCTACGATGGCGACCAGCTGGGCCAGGGCAAGGAGAACGTCCGCAACTTCCTCCGCGACAACCCCGGTCTGGCCGAAGAGATCGAGCTGAAGATCAAGCACAAGCTCGGACTGATCCAGGTCGACGAACCCGAGGACGACACCGAGGCAGCCGGAGAAGCACAGACGGATGACGTCGAAGTCTCCTGA
- a CDS encoding regulatory protein RecX, with protein MTSKSPDASSTETESIDDESTASTDKAGAGDSDSTGSPQTETLSQLRSAISEIDQRHAEGETGFFAGLSGLDDDVTGGGRTGKRKSVGKTARSGTSTTTRRKKKSSSWKRPTQEPDNGWAEGGTESTPDFIDVPDFLDSGDDGGPDFAAGPGLSFDEDEDDAPDFDEDYAQAKKTAMNMLAMRDHSSDELRKKLLKRDLMPEAIDVLIEKLQNSRLLNDEEFAHRFARAQRENRKLSRSVLKRQLSKKGISPELASEAVADIDGEEELAREVAQKKADSTRRLDYAVRERRILGMLARRGFPSAICIKVTREVLAED; from the coding sequence ATGACGTCGAAGTCTCCTGACGCTTCGTCGACTGAGACCGAGTCGATCGACGATGAGTCCACCGCATCGACCGACAAGGCCGGTGCGGGTGACTCCGATTCGACCGGCTCGCCTCAGACCGAGACGCTCTCCCAGCTGCGCAGCGCGATCTCGGAGATCGACCAACGCCATGCCGAAGGAGAGACCGGATTCTTCGCCGGTCTCTCCGGACTCGACGACGATGTCACCGGCGGCGGTCGAACCGGCAAACGGAAGAGTGTCGGCAAGACTGCCCGTTCGGGTACGAGCACGACTACGCGGCGGAAGAAGAAGTCCAGCAGCTGGAAACGACCAACGCAAGAACCGGACAACGGATGGGCCGAAGGCGGCACCGAATCGACCCCTGACTTCATCGACGTTCCCGACTTCCTTGACAGTGGAGACGACGGCGGACCGGACTTCGCTGCCGGGCCCGGACTGAGCTTCGACGAGGACGAAGACGACGCCCCGGACTTCGACGAGGACTACGCCCAGGCGAAGAAGACGGCGATGAACATGCTCGCCATGCGCGACCACTCCAGTGACGAACTGCGCAAGAAGCTTCTCAAACGCGATCTCATGCCCGAAGCGATCGATGTCCTCATCGAGAAGCTGCAGAACTCGCGCCTGCTCAACGACGAAGAATTCGCCCACCGCTTCGCACGGGCGCAGCGAGAGAACCGGAAACTCTCCCGGTCCGTGCTCAAACGCCAACTCAGCAAGAAAGGCATCAGCCCCGAACTGGCTTCCGAAGCCGTGGCCGACATCGACGGCGAGGAAGAGCTCGCCCGCGAAGTCGCCCAGAAGAAAGCAGACTCCACCCGGCGCCTCGACTATGCGGTGCGGGAGCGCCGGATCCTCGGCATGCTCGCCCGCCGCGGCTTCCCCTCGGCGATCTGCATCAAGGTCACACGGGAAGTGCTCGCCGAAGACTGA
- the miaB gene encoding tRNA (N6-isopentenyl adenosine(37)-C2)-methylthiotransferase MiaB gives MTELIESPTTSGTAPRSYEVKTYGCQMNVHDSERLSGLLDDAGYVQANTDDQADVVVFNTCAVRENADNRLYGNLGQLAKVKENHPGLQIAVGGCMAQKDRDTIVKKAPWVDVVFGTHNMGSLPALLERARHNEEAQVEILESLDVFPSTLPSRRESQHSGWVSISVGCNNTCTFCIVPSLRGKEKDRRPGDILAEVEALVADGVVEVTLLGQNVNSYGAEFRDKGAFAKLLRAVGNVEGIERVRFTSPHPAAFSDDVIDAMAETPTVMPQLHMPLQSGSDTILKSMRRSYRTKRFMNILDTVRERIPHAAITTDIIVGFPGETEEDFQGTMDIVRRAHFSQAFTFQYSIRPGTPAATMDNQVPKDVVQERFERLTALQDEIAWDENKTQIGREVEVLVTKLPHDDSPRLSGRAEDNRLVHVGIPKGAQMPRPGDFVTATITEAKPYFLLADSGYSVRPSRAGDAYDRAQAESCGAPSPGQGSAGSTNLGMPTIRPRG, from the coding sequence ATGACTGAACTGATTGAATCCCCGACGACATCCGGCACCGCTCCTCGCAGCTACGAGGTCAAGACCTATGGATGTCAGATGAACGTGCACGACTCCGAGCGTCTGTCCGGACTGCTCGATGACGCCGGCTACGTTCAGGCGAACACCGACGACCAGGCCGACGTCGTCGTATTCAACACCTGTGCCGTTCGCGAAAACGCGGACAATCGTCTCTACGGCAACCTCGGCCAGCTCGCGAAGGTCAAAGAGAACCACCCCGGTCTCCAGATCGCCGTCGGCGGCTGCATGGCACAGAAGGACCGCGACACCATCGTGAAGAAGGCCCCCTGGGTCGACGTGGTCTTCGGCACCCACAACATGGGATCCCTGCCCGCGCTGCTCGAACGCGCCCGCCACAACGAGGAAGCTCAGGTCGAGATCCTCGAAAGCCTCGACGTATTCCCCTCGACCCTTCCCAGCCGCCGCGAATCCCAGCACTCCGGATGGGTGTCGATCTCGGTCGGCTGCAACAACACCTGCACCTTCTGCATCGTACCCAGCCTGCGCGGCAAGGAGAAGGACCGCCGACCCGGCGACATCCTCGCCGAGGTCGAAGCACTCGTCGCCGACGGAGTCGTCGAAGTCACCCTGCTTGGACAGAACGTCAACTCATACGGCGCCGAATTCCGCGACAAGGGCGCTTTCGCAAAGCTGCTGCGTGCCGTCGGCAACGTGGAGGGCATCGAGCGGGTCCGCTTCACCAGCCCGCACCCGGCCGCCTTCTCCGATGACGTCATCGACGCGATGGCTGAGACCCCGACGGTCATGCCGCAGCTGCACATGCCGCTGCAGTCTGGTTCGGACACGATCCTCAAATCAATGCGCCGCTCCTACCGGACTAAGCGGTTCATGAACATCCTCGACACCGTGCGCGAACGCATCCCGCACGCCGCCATCACCACCGACATCATCGTCGGCTTCCCCGGCGAGACAGAAGAGGACTTCCAAGGCACGATGGACATCGTCCGCCGCGCCCACTTCTCCCAGGCCTTCACCTTCCAGTACTCCATCCGCCCCGGCACACCGGCGGCCACGATGGACAACCAGGTGCCGAAAGACGTGGTTCAGGAACGGTTCGAACGCCTCACCGCGCTCCAGGACGAGATCGCCTGGGACGAGAACAAGACCCAGATCGGCCGTGAGGTCGAAGTGCTAGTGACCAAGCTGCCCCACGACGATTCCCCGCGACTGAGTGGACGAGCCGAAGACAACCGCCTGGTCCACGTTGGAATCCCCAAAGGCGCCCAGATGCCGCGGCCCGGCGACTTCGTCACCGCCACCATCACCGAGGCGAAGCCTTACTTCCTCCTCGCCGACTCCGGTTACTCGGTGCGCCCCTCCCGCGCCGGCGATGCCTATGACCGGGCACAGGCCGAGAGCTGCGGCGCACCGAGCCCGGGCCAGGGCTCGGCAGGATCGACGAACCTCGGCATGCCGACCATCCGCCCCCGCGGCTGA